The genomic region TTCTGAGACCTTCAGTACTGGCTGACTGCACATTCTTGGTGTAAAAGGTAAGCTCTGATTcatagtgtttttaattttttttagcaagAGTTATGTGGATTGTGAAAAGACCACTCAAGAACTGAGATCCCTGCTCTTCTGCAATgagctagagctagagctagagctagTGGGAGGCATTAGAGGTAACGGTTCATAGACGGAGCTTTGATCAAACTTAGGTTCAGGCAGTTTTGAATCATGGCTCTGCTACTtgctaactgtgtgaccttggcaagttatCTAACTCTCTAACCTTCAGTTTGCGCATCTCTAAAAAAAGGAGATTAAGAGTATTCATTTTATACAGGATTTATGTGCTAAGTTCATCAAGTGTTTCCCCAGGGCCTGGAGCACAGTAAATAAAGGGTGGCGAGTATGTTTTAAAACCCTTGCTGATAATGAGGGATTTAAAGCTGAAAGCATTAGACATATTTGGCTAGATTGGAAACATTCCGTCCACTCTTCTCTGTTGGGACCATTAGgatttcctctttgggaagaaGTTGTGGCTGAGCCTCTGGGAATTGATGGATGCACTAGAAACACCCATGTTTTGCTATTTCAACAGTGTCATCTCCACAACCTTTACAGTTGTCTAGAAAAAGAGGAACTAGGAGTGGAGTGAGAACAGACATTCTCTTCCAAGGTTGAAAAAGGTGTTTTCAGGTAACATGTGAAAGACAATTAAGACAAAATGAGTAAGGGAGAGGAGACAAGGGGTCCCAGATTTCTAGAGCTTTAGAAGTAGAGGATCTCCTAAAAGGAGCATCTTTTTGGTGTAATGTATTATTCCCACCCTTAGAGATGCACATGAAATGCTGCAGTTTATTACACCAAGTCCAAGTGTGCTCATATCCCTGCAGctccttctccattttctttgGTTTTGAGGAACAGGTTAGTGTTTTAGAAACCACTGGTCTAGGAGTAAGGATCACTGGGTCTCTCACTCAGAGCACCTCCGTTTTCCCACTTTACAAAAGGAAGGGGTTGCACCAGCTGCTCTGCTGAGGGTTTATAGGTTTACTCTGCGAATGTCAGTTGagaacaactgccagccaagaggAAGCAATCACTGGCCAGGCCTGCTGTCTGTCTTCATCCAAATAGACTAGCTGCTGATTATGCCATGCTCCAAGGATCCTGGAAATGGCTTGGCATGTGATAACTGAGCCTAatttgtatttcatatttttaaaatgtgtatttactTATGGTTATACAATAGTACACAAGTAAATTTTTGTAACTAATAAAAAGGAGTATGTAGAGGAAAAATTAAAGTCTCCTTCATCCTTTTGCTGCCCCAAATTTTACTTCCCTATCCAGTGGTAATTATTGATAATAGTTTGGAGTGTGTCTTTCTAGATCTTTTTCAATGCTTTCCAAACAATTGTATGTACATATAAACTGTGTggttaaaaaaaagcataaatggGCTCATATTACTCTACAAGCTACATCTATTACTAAACAGTACATCTTGCTAATCATTTCATGCTGTTATGTATAGCCTTCATTCATTCTAATTGCTGCAGAGCATTCAATAGTATGGCTATACCATTTGTTCAACAGTTGTctttatttcctcaaaattataaaagcatactcctaaattttcttccaatacttttatgtggttttttttgtttgtttgtttagcccTTTCATCAACCTTATTTTGGTGTGTCTTATGAGAAAGGGatctaatttaattttctctccaAATCGAGAGCCAATTATTCCATCATTTGGTGAATACTCCTTTTACTGCCCACTCATTTAAAATGCCAGCTTTATCATACCTTCATCATACACTAAATTCCCATATAAAGGTATGTGGGTCTATTTttggattcttctttttttttattccatctgTCCATTGATTTTAATGTTGGTCCTCCATATTTCTTcctattgattttttaatgcaattttattgagatattatcacataacatacaaagtgtacaatcagtggttcacagtatcatcatatagttgtgctttcaccaccacagtcaaactttgaacactttcattactccaaaaaataaaatgaaaattaaaaaaaaaaatccaaaacatcccattccccttccaTTGATTTTTTATCACCCcttcaatattttctcttctttgcctattttctttttgagatgacttttagaatcaacttaaatttcataaaaattctAATGAAATTTTGACTGGACTTGCATTGAAATTTTAAAGAGTCAGAAATTGGTGATGATTAGAGGCACAGACTTTGAAGCCAGACTGACTGGGTTTGCAACTTGGCCTCACCATTTGGTAGTTGAAACCTTGGATAAATGGCTtgacatctctgtgcctcagttaattcatctctaaaatgggatgataacagtacctatctcatagggttagggttaaatGGGTTAAATTGTTGAAAATGCTTAGTGCTGTGCTTGACACAGCACTAtacaaatatttacaataattttgtatttatttagaggaggatttatttttcttattcagttTATTCCTAAGCATTTGCAGCTATTGTGATATAAGTTTTTATTGCCTATGGCATATCCTCACTGGTTATTGTTGATGTGTAGAAAAGCAGTTGATCCTGGTATGTTGATGCTCTCTTTGCATCAACATACATGCATTTTTGGTTACTTTTCTTCTATTAGTTTTTCAATAAACTGTTTTGAATTCACTGAGTAGGCAATAACATTTTCTGCAACTAGTGATACTTTTGCCTCTTCCTTTATAATATTCATAGTTGAAATTCCTTTGTCTTGTTTCATTGCATTGCTTAGAATCattagaacaatgttgaatagtaacAGTGATAATGGACATCCACACCATGTTCTTGACTTTAACAGGCAAGGTTCAAATGTTTCAATTAGGTACGCTGATTGCCATCTATGCTGTTGGCACTGTTATCAGCTTAAGACACTTTCtcgtacttttaaaaataaagtttgggTGTCAAATGTGATCACTTTTTGGCATCTATTGAGCCAAAATGATCAACtggcttttcttctttagtctgttaAAAAAATGCATTCCATTAATAGTTATCctattaatcaattaattaattttctacGTCAGCCCATTCTTGAATTCCTAGGATAAACTCCAATTGGTTatgatgcatttttctttttgatagtgCTGGACttgattttattacattttatttaggattttttcaTCCATGATATTGgtgtatcattttcttttcttgtgtgctatctttatcaggttttgtgaatattatttttcaattaattgcATTGATTCAGAGGAGCAGACTGAGTGAGAAAAGTGGACATGCTGAAGGAGCTCCAGCTCTCCCTGTCCGTCTTCCTGCTGcttgtctgtggctttctctaccAGCTGACCCTGAAGTCCAGCTGCCTCTTCTCCTGCCTGCCTCCCTACAAGTCCCAGCAGGGGCCAGAAGACCTCCTGAGCCACCAGCGCAGCATCGTGTTCCTGGAGACCTCGGAAAGAATGGAGCCACCCCCACTTGTGTCCTGTGCTGTGGAGTCTGCTGCCAGGATTTATCCTGAGCGGCCCGTGGTGTTCTTTATGAAGGGTCTCAACAGTTCCACACAGCTGTCCCCAAACTCCACGCACCCcgccttctctctcctctcagcAATAGACAACGTTTTCCTCTTCCCTTTGGATATGAAAAGGCTGCTGGAAGACACACCATTGTTTGAGTGGTACACTCAAGTAAGTACTGAGGGACTCTTAGAATGACAGTGTTGGGAGGGACCACAGAAATTGATCCAACCtactcattttattcattttatagatggaaaaaCAAATGTAAGGGACTTAGCGTCAGAAAAGGGACTAGAGGGCAGGCCCTTTGACTCCTGTCTTGGCCTCTTTCTGCCATGTTGCGTCCCGATTCAAACAAACGGGAGAGACTTAAGTTATGCTTATTTTTGACCTTTTGCTTCCAGTCTTATTTCTTTTAGGATCTAGGTTAGTTTTTGAGACTGTTCTTGATTGAGTGAGTTTCTACATTTTTTCTGGGTGAACAGACTACCTGTTTTTCACTGATAGTTTTAAATCCACCTATGTGAAACTTTTTTCCACCTGAGGGGGAAAACCAGGAAATATTTAACTTGAAAATGATGTGTATAGAAAATTCATGAAGGAGCAGGTGAAGCTCTGCTTAAGATTGGTTTTTATTAAGATATGAAAAAGAAACTCCTGGAGTTCTTAGGAATTTCATACTCTTTATCCTAGAAGCATaacataataaggaaaaaaaatgtttcaactAAATATCACACTCACAGAGGGCCCACAGGTAATGCTTAAGGAAATTATAGTACAACTACACAATTATTCCATTATGCAGGTTTTAGATGTGACATGAAGACTACAATACAATAAGGAAGCAAAAAAATcttatgttttaatttaattatgaGTTATAATGATTTCAGCTATGCAAAAACTGACACACATCTACATGGGAAAAAAGATTGAAGACAATATGCAACACATGATAATAGTAGATGTTTTAGTATGATTGGATTAGGGATGAATTTAGTGATGAGaatgttaattttataaataaaatgattttaaaaaacaaaaagtaatttaaaagttGACATCAAAATAATACTATTTGGATATCACAAAAAGTTTTATCTAAATTCTAATCATAGGTTAGAGCAACAGTTGGCAAACTTTctctctgtaaagggccagagagaaaatattttagctTTGTAGGCCAAGAGGCAAAACTGAGGATATTATGTAGGTACTTGAATTAGTCTCCtagagctgccataacaaattaccacaatcttggtgacttaaaacaacagaaatctattctcTCCCAGTTTTGAAGTCCAGAAGTCAAAAGTCAGTTTCACCGGGCAGAAAAGGAAGTGTCTTCCTCCTGACTTTCCCAGGGAGAATTCCTTGTGTCTTCCAGCTTTTGGTGGCTGCTGCCGCCATCACTGCCATCACTCCAATATCTGCCCcggtctccacatcctcttctcTCTATGTGTGACATTTTCCTCTGCCTCTAGCTTATAAGCACACTTGTGAtggcatttagggcccacccagataatccaagattatcatccccccatctcaagacccttaatttaatcacatctttaAAGACCtttttctcatgtaaagtaacatttacaggttccagggattaggacctaATATCTCTGGGTGGCCAATATTCATCATACTTCAGTATTtatatagaaagagagaaaactccTGCGTCACCCAACCTCATCTGCCTTTGGATCCGGTGGGCTGTCCAGGTGGCAGGCGTAATTTGCCCTAGTTGCATCCAGTTGCTGTCAGCTGGAGACACTTTCTGAACTGAGCGATATGCCTGTAGGGGAGGCTAGAAGGctaggtgtgtgtggggggggagtcAGCCTCTGTAGTCAGTTTCACTCACTGCCCCAGTCACTCCCCAGATCCCAGCAAACCCTCGTCTCAAATTGGTAGGAGGCAAAGTGAGTCACTGGATTGGGATTCTACCATAAGGTCCCTGGCAATTGCCAACTAGCAAGGTCCCCAAAATGTAGGTGGCAACCAGCATGGCCCTGGGCAGCAGCAGATCCCTGGCCAGGGAGGCAGGCGCTGGGAGTGGAAGGGGGGCTgggtggagggggacactcccgACTGGTTCCCACGGTTCACAGTGTTAGCGTGCTAGAGTGGGGCTCCACACTGCACACAAACAGGCAGCACCTGGTAGTGCACCTTGGTTTCCCCACCCCTGGGCTAGAGCAATATTACCTAAATTGTGCTTTGGtctttggaaaaagaaatcacTAATCAAATTAGTTCCAGAGATGCTACATTCTACCTCCTTTTCTCACAGACATAATCACACACATGAGAATATTAAAAGCTCTGTTAGTCTCAAACTAAAGGAACTTTAACTTAGTTTAATCAAGCATTTCCCAACCTTATTTGAAAATGGAATGCTCTTTCAgagtaaaatacatatatattcccTGGGAGCTGATGTTCCATGGAGCACTGGAACTGGATCTCAATTGCTGGATCTCAACTGCTGGGTTTTAGGGGCAACCCAGTGGACCCCGGGATGCAGAGCCCTTAAGTGTCTCCCCCGTCTGAGCCTGCATGGTATTACACCTACATTATCACACCCCGAGACCTCTGGGCACTGTGCTGTGGCCTGTTCAGCCTCCAGTTAGGCACCACAGGATGGTGGGGGGCCATTGTCCTCCATGGAAGAATCCAATGTGCCATCACCTACTGGTGACCACTGGGCAAGTGTAACCCTTGAAGGTGCCCCAGGATAAGTAATGTGGTGCTAGGGCAACTTGTCTCTGAGCGGCCAGAACTCCAAGCTCCTTTCTCTCCCCATACTCACCCCTTTTGGAGCTCTTGTGTTAGTCCACTGCCCACGTCAAGACAGACTTTCTCCTCCTCAGGTTCAGTGCAGCTTTTGATAATTAATAACCCAATGGCTCTGGGACCATTCACTAATAATCATCAATTTACCTAACAATCAAATTTACTTATTCTACCAAAACACTGTTTCTTTTCATTGAGTGGGTCTCTGGAGCCAGACTCCCTGGGTTCACACTTGGCCTATGCCTCTCTGACTTGGGACAAATTACTGAACTTCCTGGTTCTGGGTTTTCACCTGAAAAATAAGAATACTACTACTACTTATCTCTAAGGATCTGTGTAGATTATAAAGAGGTTGGAACAGTTATTGACAAATGTTATCTATTATTATTTGTGAGGGTTGCAGCAATTGTATAGAAAGTGGTAATTTTTATCAATTGTGATGATTTCTGCAAAGTCTTAGTTGACTTGCTTTCATTTGGCTTTACAGTAGAATTTTGGAGAATGTTTATTTTGTGAAAAGTTAAGGGTGGCTGCTTAATCTTTTAATCAATATAGTTAACTtcagcaaaatatattttattttctgtattcatAATTTTGGCATTTCATATAGGAACACTGCCATTTGCAATGATTTACTTTtattctaaaagaataaaaggtaCACACATGTTGAAGAATGACACAGCATTTGCAGTCATCTTTGGCTgctctctctcccaccccacaGCCCGTACATCAGCAAATCCTAGCCAGCGCTATCTTCAACACGTACCCAGGATCTGACCACTTCTCTCACCTCCGCTGTTACCACCTGATCcaaaccaccatcatctcttgcctagaTTATTTCAACAGCATCCTAACCTGCCTCTTTGCTTCTGCCctttccacccccccacccccagtgtgtTTTCCATACAGTAGCCAGAGTGACCCTAATTCAGATTCCATCGCTCCTTTCTCTCAAGTCTTCCAAATAATTTCAGTCCTTATACCTGCCTACCTGCGTgatctgccctccctccccacgCCCACATATCTCTGATCTTATCTCCTGACCCTCTCCTTTCAGTACTCTGCTGCAGCCACACCGTCTCCTTCCTGTTCCTGTACATGCCAAGTGTGCTCGTGTCTCAGAGCCCCTGCACTTGATGGTCCCTCTCCCCAGAACCCTCTTCTCCCAGTGTCTGCATGGTTCACCCACCCCACTTCATTCACGTCTCTGTCCAAGTGGCCTTTGCTGGATCCCTATGTAAGACAGCACTCCACCCTGGCCCTGTCATGGCCCTCTCACCCAGCTTTTTAGAAAGCGTAATTGATAGAGCTTGGCAGAGTAAGTAGGCCCTCAACAAATATTATGAAaggaattaataaacaaaaaaaggcatGCATGCCAGCATTTTAAGAGTCCTTACCAGTTTCTGAAATTGCCTACAAGTTTGTTATTTGATTGCTCCTAtggttttctagtttatttttttcttgatcatcTTTTAACATGCTTaggacttaaattttttttttttattcttccttcacAATTATGTATTTACACAATTTTGTTAATGTACATCTATGTTGAAGAATGACACATACTGTTcattatgaaatgctttttggatatcttctttatctttccactgctttaatttctttcctttttaaataatttcatgaaATCTTCAAAAGCTGCTTAAATCTTCCCTTCAACACTGATTGCTTAAACTTTTCACTTGTAGTCGACTTTGGGGACAGAGCTAAGTCTggtaaatttggaaaataaggcTTTTGGCAAATAGGTTTTGGGGGTGCTGGCCCATTTCCCATACACGCCCATTTCCCATACACCCCCATTCCTCATCCTGAACCTCCACCCCtaactcctcccaccccaccatccccaccatcccctCCCGGGGCTGATCTGTACCTGCTCCTGCAGATCAACATCACTGCAGAGAGACACTGGCTCCATGTCAGCTCGGATGCATCTCGCCTGGCCATCATCTGGAAATACGGCGGCATCTACATGGACACTGACGTCATCTCCATCAAGCCCATCCCTGAGAAGAACTTTCTGGCCGCACAGGCCTCTAAGCACTCTAGTAATGGGGTGTTTGGGTTCCTCCCTCACCACCCCTTCCTGTGGGCGTGCATGGAAAACTTTGTTGAACACTACAATTCAGCCATTTGGGGCAACCAGGGCCCCGGTTTGATGACGAGGGTGTTGAAGGTGTGGTGCAAACTCAGAGACTTCCAGGAGGTGAGTGACCTGAGGTGTCAGAACTTGTCCTTCCTACACCCCCAGAGATTTTACCCCATCTCCTACCCAGAGTGGAGGCGCTACTACAAGGTCTGGGACACAGAGCCAAGCTTCAACAACTCCTACGCGCTGCATTTGTGGAATTACATGAACCGGGAGAGGAAGGCTGTGGTTAGAGGAAGCAATACGCTGGTGGAAAACCTCTACCGCAAGCACTGTCCCAGGACTTACAGCGACCTCATTAAGGGCCCCAAGTGGTCAGTGACTGGGGAGCCGGGTCCGGGCAACAACTAGGGCCGATGCTGGGTTGCTGCTGCTATAGCACAGAACTGGACGCTTTTTGGAGTGCCACACTGCCACCGTATCTCCACTATCCCAAGGTGGTGGGGGTTTACTTATATTTGTTAGGATTACGTTTCTCCACCTGTAATAGAAAAATCCCAAAGAACAGTGGTTTATAAAAGAAGCTTATTCTCTCACATGTAAAAGAATATGAATAGCACtcctgcatatatatatagtttttaaaaaaaacaaaaatggaattttatgaTACATTTTACTATGCAGATTGTTCTTCATTTTAACAATGTGTATGTCTTGGGAGCTTTTTTTTCATTAGCACACTTagattttctccattctttaaaATGGCTGCATAGTGTTTCACTGTAGGATATATCATTATCTATTTATTCAATACCCAATTAGTGGATATTTAGGTTGATTCTAATTTTAATAGTACACATAATGCTATGGTAAAAATCCTGCTTCCCATATTTTTGATGATTTAAAATCTTGGTATGTGCTGggaaattgtttttcaaaaaggctttctgaAATTGCCCATTTTCCCATCCCTCAGCATTATTAAAACTCTAGTTTTCGCCAGtatgatagttttaaaaatatatctacttttcatttgtgttttgttGAGGCTGAGTATTCCACATATTTAATtgataatgtattttttcttattctgtgaATTGTCTCGtcctgtcttttgcccattttgctattggattatttttctattattgatttgtagACATTccttgtctttgtgtctaaaggGCACAAAGACTTTAGTACTATGTTGCTATTTTTTCAATCTGTCCTTTGTCTTTTAACCTAATTTATTATGTTTGCccatatacaaattttaaaaatgttacgcAATCCaacctctcattttttttttttgttcatgtcttttgggTTTCTTGTTATGCTTCCAGGCACTTCCAGAAGGTGGTGGGGTAGGGGGCAGTTTGCACCCTCCCCCTCTTCAAGTGATCAAGATTCAACTGCCCAACCCATGGGAATTGCCAGGTCCCTAAGGTCTCAGGTGCACTCTCTAAGCTAAGTTAACATGCTGTTCTTGGTGATGTTGGGGGCAGAGATTCTTAACTTGGGGGTCTGTGTATAGATTTCTGGAGTCTGTGAACTTACAACTTTCTTTTTACTAactgttaatttaaatttatcattttcctcAATTTTGAAAAACTGCAGTAGTATCAGCAGTACCTGTGACTTTGTCATTATTTAAAATCACAAGTATTGTTATAGCACTTTAAGGTTGCAGATATCTTGAAATATTGTTTATACTCACTTTTAGGTCACATGCTAGATCTTGCTATTTAATGCAttaataaagaagtaaaaatattacTATATCACAAATTTGTTATTAATGTTTTGATAGCCATATTTTCAATATATTGACATTCTCTATAAtcacttaaaaacattttaaaacattctgaGAAGGGGTCATAGGTTTTACCAAACTGCCAATAGGCATAAAACCAAACTGGGCAAAAAAAGGCAAGAGTCCCTGGCAGGAAGTCACTGGGGCAGTTTGTTCCAGATCCCGTTCCTATCTCAAAGAACCAGTGAGTGGCCAAGGTGACTCCCAGCAGCCAGCTGGCCACACCTTAGGTTTGTTTCTAGACTCAGAGATTAGGTCCTGGTTAGACTTATTCTGGctgtgcattttcattttgcagaagAGACCTTTTCCCTGAGAAAGGAGGTTTCTTCTGCAAGTGCACTGACTTCCTTCAAGGTGATCTTTTCAGGTAACTGTTTAGAGTGTTGTCTCTACCCAAGGAAGAGGTTCCCTCTTTGCTCCAGCCAATTCTTAACATGTGAGAATACAGGCCTTTTGTTGCCAGATCCTCAGATTTTTCAAGAGAAActagctgttttagtttccttggctgctcaagcaaataccatgcaatgggttggcttaaactaaagacatttattgactcacagttttgaggctaggagaaatccagatcaaggcatcatcaaggtgttGCTTTCTTCCGGAAGtctggagttctggggctggctgccggtgatccttggttcttggctcctctgtcacatggctgtgcacacagcagcttctCCTAGTCAATCCCTTCTTTTCCAGGGTCTGTTGAATTTCatcttcttacttcctgtggctttctgtctgtctgaatttcattcccacTAGCAACCCAAATTTTAATGTAAAGTCCCCTGTCTGACTGTATGCATGTCTACCTATACATCAACACTGTGGAAATATAACAATGCAGCTCTGACTTAAAAATCACCAGTGGCCAGCATCCCAAATTTGGGAGAGCCTGTCCTGTACCCCTTAGATGCCCTGGGTTTCTCTTCAGGAAACTGGGATCTCAGGCAGGCTTCATTTGGCAGCAGAGGGCACTCCTGTTGTGCTCAATCTGCTGTCCTGACCAATCAGCACTTCCTGACACATCCCTAGGAGTAGGAAGGAAACCAGCTGTGACATGTACAAGCTGGGCAAGAGGGTGGATGTCTGGCACTGGGCTGAGGGACTACAGGGCAAGTTGGGAACTGCAGATGCTTCTGCCCTCCTGCCTGACAGTTATGACCCAGTTGTTCAGGGTGACAGAAATGTCCCCTGGACTAGCTGCTTGGGTTAGCCTTCTTTGGCCTGTTTCTGGATCATGGACTATCCCCCTGGTAACTGCCAAATCTTATGTGTGCTAGGGTGTGGCAGCAGAGAATCATAGCATCTCTCTAATCCTTCCTTCCCAGCACTGTCTAAATGATCTTGTCCCTTCTGAGCTCTTAGTATCCCTGGCACCTAGAACAGACCTTGGTACATAGTTGGCACTCAATAACTCTTCATTGTATTATACATTGGATTAATGAGATGGCCCAGTAAAGGAAGGCTGTGAGGGATGCCATGCATGCAAGTCTTGCTCAGCTGAAGATGGAGGCTTTGGCTTTTGGCATTACTGACAAGGTGGACTTGGGTGCATAACAAGTCCACTTTCTTAAAATAGCCCTGCAAAGAAggtatttacagatgaagaaattgaggctggtggaaataacacacacacacatacacacacacacactcagagaaCTACCTTGTGCAAACCTCAGATATACAGTGGGCAGAGAGCTGAGAAGAAAATGCCCCAAGCACCCACAGATTTCACATTTGACTGAACTCAGGGGGAACACTCCACTAAC from Choloepus didactylus isolate mChoDid1 chromosome 1, mChoDid1.pri, whole genome shotgun sequence harbors:
- the A4GNT gene encoding alpha-1,4-N-acetylglucosaminyltransferase, which translates into the protein MLKELQLSLSVFLLLVCGFLYQLTLKSSCLFSCLPPYKSQQGPEDLLSHQRSIVFLETSERMEPPPLVSCAVESAARIYPERPVVFFMKGLNSSTQLSPNSTHPAFSLLSAIDNVFLFPLDMKRLLEDTPLFEWYTQINITAERHWLHVSSDASRLAIIWKYGGIYMDTDVISIKPIPEKNFLAAQASKHSSNGVFGFLPHHPFLWACMENFVEHYNSAIWGNQGPGLMTRVLKVWCKLRDFQEVSDLRCQNLSFLHPQRFYPISYPEWRRYYKVWDTEPSFNNSYALHLWNYMNRERKAVVRGSNTLVENLYRKHCPRTYSDLIKGPKWSVTGEPGPGNN